From Aedes albopictus strain Foshan chromosome 1, AalbF5, whole genome shotgun sequence, one genomic window encodes:
- the LOC109407198 gene encoding uncharacterized protein LOC109407198 isoform X2: MLAVEKTAAKAEFFSENQTSNLVENLYCRLSKYNVGKRIDTMSRGSYQRRVYITVLQHNEGYKWHDRSMFEYTGENPGYWLRRLFQRKTASFLYTKKMQNSSGFVRRKPVPYDEIEKDYGVDAVEASEQEMNIIVDASSMKRMYEPSESTKQLLKKDVTMSQMEEFAFGRILSKYVPEIINSRESTKQKKCDFILQTTNTWNYLKTNRPIISLILRSLKDRHSIVMGGNRIYIDSCHNFLCCVPDAVSDDGSTLLLIKRNHRKATKEAVRKTKGKKPMVDRATFIEAQAMMHICDATKCVVVMLDSNHQTDYLLHELAYDDTFFKARLIAKITEFFETFISVKVSANELNVKI, translated from the exons ATGTTGGCTGTAGAAAAAACTGCCGCTAAAGCCGAGTTTTTTAGCGAAAATCAAACTAGTAACTT ggTTGAAAACTTGTACTGTAGGCTGAGTAAGTACAATGTGGGCAAGCGGATCGATACAATGAGCAGGGGCTCATATCAGAGGAGAGTGTATATAACAGTACTTCAACATAATGAAGGTTACAAGTGGCACGACAGATCTATGTTCGAGTataccggagagaatcctggataCTGGCTTCGTCGTTTGTTCCAACGGAAAACTGCTTCATTTTTGTATACTAAAAAAATGCAGAACAGTTCAGGCTTTGTGAGGCGGAAACCAGTGCCATATGACGAAATAGAGAAAGATTATGGAGTTGATGCAGTAGAAGCTTCTGAGCAAGAGATGAACATAATTGTTGACGCTTCAAGCATGAAGCGAATGTATGAG CCGAGCGAGTCTACTAAACAGTTATTGAAAAAGGACGTAACTATGTCACAAATGGAGGAGTTTGCATTTGGGCGTATATTGTCTAAATATGTTCCGGAAATAATAAATTCAAGGGAATCTACGAAGCAGAAAAAGTGCGATTTCATTCTCCAAACAACAAATACGTGGAATTATCTCAAGACGAATCGTCCGATCATCAGTCTTATTCTGCGTTCTTTGAAAGATCGACATTCGATTGTGATGGGCGGAAACAGAATATACATTGATTCATGCCACAATTTTCTCTGCTGTGTGCCAGATG CTGTATCTGACGATGGTTCAACGCTGCTGTTGATAAAAAGAAATCATCGGAAAGCAACAAAAGAAGCCGTGCGCAAAACTAAAGGAAAAAAACCGATGGTTGACAGGGCTACGTTTATTGAAGCACaggcaatgatgcacatatgtgATGCGACGAAATGTGTGGTCGTTATGCTCGATTCCAATCACCAGACTGATTATCTTTTACATGAGCTTGCTTACGATGACACGTTTTTCAAAGCACGCCTCATTGCTAAGATCACAGAATTCTTCGAAACCTTCATATCAGTAAAGGTTTCGGCTAATGAATTGAATGTAAAGATTTGA
- the LOC109407198 gene encoding uncharacterized protein LOC109407198 isoform X1: MAQAVHSQKCKGLLCPYKESFKSMVSTLFLKCNVCDVIVCGYSEKPSSKKRLRFCLDWGILCSGGTFTMAEELFSFLNMPFTSKNSFIRDETSMDGVIEAALEQSMNNAIEEEKTAVSKELEQHGLVPNQQEMVESCAALDGSWGQRSNGHRYNSASGCAAIMGVRSKKVCYVGVRNKRCFACSLNVRRAMNKKEIRNHKCYRNYKGASGGMEPDIIIEGFEKLHKKGIKFTTVVTDGDSTTVARLKNKCKYGSEIRQQLCCNHAMKSLGKRLREIKCPKQFSDIVSKSIERITRGIRSAIKHCAEETNGQDIEGLRHDIRNAPFHAFGSHDDCRSYFCTNKENVADSRGIISDLKCAGIWDKIMLAVEKTAAKAEFFSENQTSNLVENLYCRLSKYNVGKRIDTMSRGSYQRRVYITVLQHNEGYKWHDRSMFEYTGENPGYWLRRLFQRKTASFLYTKKMQNSSGFVRRKPVPYDEIEKDYGVDAVEASEQEMNIIVDASSMKRMYEPSESTKQLLKKDVTMSQMEEFAFGRILSKYVPEIINSRESTKQKKCDFILQTTNTWNYLKTNRPIISLILRSLKDRHSIVMGGNRIYIDSCHNFLCCVPDAVSDDGSTLLLIKRNHRKATKEAVRKTKGKKPMVDRATFIEAQAMMHICDATKCVVVMLDSNHQTDYLLHELAYDDTFFKARLIAKITEFFETFISVKVSANELNVKI, from the exons ATGGCCCAGGCTGTACATTCGCAAAAGTGCAAAGGTCTGTTGTGTCCGTATAAAGAAAGTTTTAAATCTATGGTCTCCACGTTATTCTTGAAATGTAATGTGTGTGATGTCATCGTGTGTGGATATTCGGAAAAACCTAGCTCAAAAAAGAGACTAAGGTTTTGCCTTGACTGGGGAATTCTCTGCAGCGGTGGAACATTTACAATGGCAGAAGAGCTTTTTTCCTTTCTCAACATGCCGTTTACATCCAAAAACTCGTTCATTAGGGATGAGACCTCTATGGATGGAGTAATTGAAGCAGCGCTCGAACAATCCATGAATAATGCCATCGAAGAAGAGAAAACGGCAGTTAGTAAGGAACTTGAACAGCATGGTTTAGTACCTAACCAACAAGAAATGGTTGAGTCATGTGCGGCTTTGGATGGCTCCTGGGGCCAACGAAGTAACGGTCACCGATATAATTCGGCATCTGGATGTGCAGCAATAATGGGTGTCAGATCCAAGAAGGTTTGCTACGTGGGGGTCCGAAATAAAAGATGCTTTGCATGTTCTCTGAATGTACGCCGAGCTATGAATAAAAAAGAAATACGGAACCATAAGTGTTATCGTAACTATAAAGGGGCTTCCGGAGGCATGGAACCTGATATAATAATCGAAGGATTTGAAAAACTACACAAAAAAGGAATAAAGTTTACTACCGTGGTAACAGACGGAGATTCCACAACCGTTGCGCGACTGAAAAATAAATGCAAATACGGTTCTGAAATTCGCCAACAACTCTGTTGCAACCATGCGATGAAAAGCCTTGGAAAGCGTCTTAGAGAA ataaaaTGTCCGAAACAATTTTCTGATATTGTATCAAAGTCAATTGAACGCATAACACGAGGAATTCGATCAGCTATTAAGCATTGTGCCGAAGAGACAAACGGTCAAGATATCGAGGGTTTGAGACACGATATAAGGAATGCCCCCTTCCACGCCTTCGGTTCTCACGATGATTGCCGATCGTATTTTTGTACAAACAAAGAGAATGTCGCTGATTCTCGCGGGATAATATCTGATTTGAAATGCGCTGGAATATGGGATAAGATCATGTTGGCTGTAGAAAAAACTGCCGCTAAAGCCGAGTTTTTTAGCGAAAATCAAACTAGTAACTT ggTTGAAAACTTGTACTGTAGGCTGAGTAAGTACAATGTGGGCAAGCGGATCGATACAATGAGCAGGGGCTCATATCAGAGGAGAGTGTATATAACAGTACTTCAACATAATGAAGGTTACAAGTGGCACGACAGATCTATGTTCGAGTataccggagagaatcctggataCTGGCTTCGTCGTTTGTTCCAACGGAAAACTGCTTCATTTTTGTATACTAAAAAAATGCAGAACAGTTCAGGCTTTGTGAGGCGGAAACCAGTGCCATATGACGAAATAGAGAAAGATTATGGAGTTGATGCAGTAGAAGCTTCTGAGCAAGAGATGAACATAATTGTTGACGCTTCAAGCATGAAGCGAATGTATGAG CCGAGCGAGTCTACTAAACAGTTATTGAAAAAGGACGTAACTATGTCACAAATGGAGGAGTTTGCATTTGGGCGTATATTGTCTAAATATGTTCCGGAAATAATAAATTCAAGGGAATCTACGAAGCAGAAAAAGTGCGATTTCATTCTCCAAACAACAAATACGTGGAATTATCTCAAGACGAATCGTCCGATCATCAGTCTTATTCTGCGTTCTTTGAAAGATCGACATTCGATTGTGATGGGCGGAAACAGAATATACATTGATTCATGCCACAATTTTCTCTGCTGTGTGCCAGATG CTGTATCTGACGATGGTTCAACGCTGCTGTTGATAAAAAGAAATCATCGGAAAGCAACAAAAGAAGCCGTGCGCAAAACTAAAGGAAAAAAACCGATGGTTGACAGGGCTACGTTTATTGAAGCACaggcaatgatgcacatatgtgATGCGACGAAATGTGTGGTCGTTATGCTCGATTCCAATCACCAGACTGATTATCTTTTACATGAGCTTGCTTACGATGACACGTTTTTCAAAGCACGCCTCATTGCTAAGATCACAGAATTCTTCGAAACCTTCATATCAGTAAAGGTTTCGGCTAATGAATTGAATGTAAAGATTTGA